From the Rhizobium sp. NZLR1 genome, the window TCGGACTAAGGACGAACTGCACGCGCTCGCCGCCCGTCAGTGTCGCCGACAACAACGGATTCTCAGCGTTGACGGTCTGCTTGGTAAAAGACGCCGCGCGAGACGCCATGTGGCGGATTGCGTCCTGGTCCAGGCCGTCGACCTGTTGGCTGACCATGCTGAGCTGGCCGATCTTCTCTAGCCAGATCTCGTTGCTGCGCTGGCAGGAAATCTCGACGACGGCAGGATCGTCGAGAAAGGCCCGGATGGGTTCCAGCGCCTCGGCCAGAAAATGCCGTTCGGCGGAGATTGCAGGGCGGGCGTTCATTTGCCGTATCTCTGCTTGCGCAAGCTGTCGAACCGCTCCCGAACCGGCTCAGGATAAAGGTCTGCGAAGTCGAGGTCGCGTGTGACGAAGACGTTGATGTCGGAGCCCTGCGGGATGTGGATGGTCGGCCGGATGTTGCGGCTATCCTGGAAGGCTTCCGTGCCAAGCTGTTGAATGCCGGAAGCGATGGTCTCGGCGGCGATTTGCCGGGCGCGATCCTGTGACGTGTCGCCATTGTCCTGCGGGATGCTGGTGACGCTGCCGCTGTCGTTGATGATGGTGATACTCCGGTCAGGCTTTTCGCCAAGCTGGGCGATGTATTGCGTGGCGCCGCCGAGCAGCGTCATCAGAGCCGGCGGTCCGAACCGTTCCCAATATTTCCGGTCGACGATACCCGTCATGCCCGAGCGGCCAAGCCGGTCTGTACCGTAGGAGCCAAGCTGCACCGAGACACCGTCACCGCGGATCATGCGGGTCCAGACGATCAGGATACGCTCCTGTCCCCGCTCGACCCCGGACTTATAGTCGCCGATCAGCGAGGAACCGGCCGGGATAAGGATTCGACGACCGTCAAAGGAATAGACGTCTTCGCGGACGATCCCTTTGACCATGCCGGCCAGGTCGGAATTGATCGCTGTCTCCAGCGTTCCCCGGATCATTGTGCCCTGGGGTATCCAGGCGTCGGTGCGCCGGTTTTGGGAGGCGACAGAGACTTCCACGCCCTGCCCGCCCATCGCCTTCAAGAACGCGCGGTCGCTGTCGGTTGCATTGCCATCCGTCGCCGCGCTCGGCTGCGCCCCCGATCCAACCCCTGACCCAAACGGTCCGGCGCTCGTGCCGTCGGCGGGCGCTTGGGCCGCACCGGTCGTCCTATTCGATTGGTCAAAGACCATGGCCGAAGAACGTACGCGCTCCAGAAGCTTTGCCTCCCGCGCGAGCTCGATGCAGCGCGGGTTGTCAGGGTTCTTGCCTCGCGTGCAATCGACTTCCGCCGGGGGTGCTACAGGAGCAGCGGCGGGAACGACAGGTGCGGGCGGTGGCGGAGGTGGCGGTGGGGGAGCCTCTGGGACTTCAACCGTTGGCAACGGCGGAGGCACTGGCGTCCTGAAGCCTTCACTGCGCGGCACCTGCGCGGGACGAAACTCTTCGCGCGGTGACGTGTCGACCGACGGCTCCCTGTCTCCGCCCGCCAGGAGGAAATACAGGACCACGCCCACGCCCGCGATTGCCGCAACGACCGCGATCGGCCGCATCATGCCGATGCCAGAACGTCGGACCTGTCCGCCGATGGCGGTATCGTTGTCGATCGAGTGGTAGCTGGGATCTGACATGGCGCACCTCCTATCGTGGTTGGGGTTGCTGGTTGGCGGCTCCGGCTCCAATCCGCTTGGGAGCGACGGCGCCTTCGATGGGCGCCGGGGTGTCGGCGGGAGAAGTCCGGAGATTGAACAGGCAGGTCTCCTCCTCGGTCCCGTAACGCAGGGACCACTGCCGCGAGACCTTGTCGATGACGATGTAATCGGCCTCCCGACGATAGTTCACGAGGCTCTCGCGCCGCTTGGGGTCGACGATGAAGATCGCCGGGATGTCGCCGGTGAACTTCATGAAGGTCTTCACCCCATCGTCGAAGACCCATAGGGGCTTGGCGGCATCGTTGCCCTTGAAGCCATAGTCGTAATTGACCTTGTCGCGACGAATGTTCTTGATATTCGGATTACGCTCGGCATCCTGAGCCTGTTTCCAGAGCTCGGCAGTTCCTTTCAAACCGGCATCTTCCGGATAGGTGAATGTCAGCTTGAAGGTCTGGTTCTGCATCGCCTTGCTGTCGTTGACGCGCAGATCGAAGGAATAGGTTCGCTTCGTGGTCACAACCGACAAATTGGTCGCCGCGTCCTTCTCCATCGGCTTCAATGTCAACGAACGCCTGTCTGCCGAGGTGAGGATCTGCCAGGAGACGGTGTCGCCCGCGACGACCTGTGTGATCTCCTCGTCAGTACCGAAGAGGATGGTCGTGACCAGCCCATAGGTGCCGGTGACGAGAAATACCTGCTCGGCAGAATACGGAAGTGACCGGACGCGCGGGTCAGGCCGGCCCGGCCGTGCCAGGAGCTCGCCGTGAGCGACTGCCGGGCTCAGCAGCAGAACGAGGGAAAATGCGGCGGCGCATCTCTTCATGGAGCAAGCCCCGAAGGAATTGTCTCTGGGACCTTCACGTATTCGGTAACGACAAAGCCGAGCGGATTGTAAAGCCGAACCCGGTTGCTGGCTGGCAGATTGATCTGGCGAAAGCGTACCGTTGCAGACCACCGATTGACGACGTCACCGCCACGTTGGCGCTCCCGTGTCTCGAACCGGACGGCCATGGTCGAGGCATTGAGCGGATTGACCGAGAGGATCTCCGGACGGATGTCACCGGTCGCGCCCATGGTTTTCACAGGCCCTCGTGGGTTGGACGGGTTCACCCATTCCTCGTAGTCCTTGAAAGCTTCCGAGTTCGGCTCCGACCAAAGCGCGATCATGTCGAAATTGTCCGACAGATAACGCGGATCGTAGGTCTCCCGCCGTATGACGTAATTGCCGACGAAGGAGGCCCGAACGGCCTGCATTTCCGAGACGTTTGACCGATCCTTGTCGAGCGACGTCACGGTTTCCATGTATCCCGTGTTCTTGTCGACGATGAGAGGAACGACTTCGGTGCGGACAAGGGGGAAAAGCTGGGCCACCGAAAAAGAAAGCACGCCGGCGACGACCCAGCCGGCAATGGCGAAGGCCAAGAGGATGAGACCAATCAGGGTCCTGAGCGAACGGTTCTTTTCTCCCCAAGACAAATGCTGATCGTAGATATCCTGCGGACCAGGGACATGATCGGCCGGGGCGGCCCTCAATTGCTTTTTGAACAATGCCAAGTTTCAAACCTCGAATTCGTGGGCGTCAAAATCGTGGAAACATCTCTGTCGCCTGATCGTCATTCGCCGTTGCGGCGCCGATTGGTCAGCATGCGGCCGAGTGCGCCGGCACCTGCCATGCCGCCGCGGCCGGCGAGCGCGGCCGCTGTCACCGCGCCTCTGGGGCCTGCCAACATGCCAAGAGCAACCGCTGCGGCTTGCCCGGCTCTCGAATTGCTGGTCGACAGTCCCCTTCGTGCCGATCCATATGCCGCGTCGACGCCACCCCCGCCCGGCACCCCGGATATGGCAGCGCCGTAAGCGAAGGTGCGGGCAAAATCAGGGACCTGAAAAATGAAGTAGGAGATCAGTGCCAGGTACAGAACCATGGCCAGCACGATCGCGAGAGCGTTCTCCTTGGTCGCCATATCCCCGTTGATGGTGTCCATCATGCCGATCAGAAACCCGAAAGACAGCCCGGCCATGATGTACGTGAAGAGAAGCATGAACATGCCGTAGGCGACGCCCCTTACCCAGGCGTCGAAGACGAACCGCGTGATACCGAAGAAATAGCAAAGGATGGCGATCGGCCCGATCGCCAGCATGACCGCGGTAATCATCTTGGCAAACAGCGTCACGCCGGTGAGGATCAAGAGCATCGGTAGCAGTCCGAAGACCAGCACGATGAAGACGACGACAGCGCCGGTGACATTCGGCAGCCAGCCGGACTCGTAGGAATTGAAGAGCTGCATGGCAAAGTCGTAGACTTTGCGCGCCATCGACGCGACCTGGCTGGCGAGATCCGATCCCGCCGATTGCCCACCCATCGCCGAGGAAATCGCCGAGCCGAGATCCTGTGGCGTCGACAGCACGAACTGGCCGACATTGTCGTAGAATGTGGCCCAGGACATGATCAGAGCGTATGCGAGCGCGAGCTTGAATGCCGTGACGGCCATATCCTGTAACGACACGCTGGAAAAACCGAGCGCGCCCCAGAGAAAATACAGGATGAGGAAGATCGCCAGGATCCCGGAGACGAGATTGCCGTTTTCGGCAAACAGACCCCAGGCTCGTTCCAGCGACGCTTCGTTGATCTTGTCGAAGTAACGCAAGGCATCGCCATAGAAATTGATCGCGTAGCTGACCGGATCCATGTCGCATCCTGTGAGTGGCTTCTAGAATTGATTGACGGGCCGCATCGGACCGCAATCGTTCACGACGGCTGCCGCCAGTGCCTGTTCAGCGGGTCCAGGCTTCTGCTCCTTATCAAAGCCAAGTGCCGGCACCGGGTTCTCGTCGACGGAGCACTTCGCCAGCTGTTCCTGTTTGCCGGCGCAGCCGGAAAGCGCCACGCAGCCGAGGACAATGACGAGGGTCAACCTCACTGTGACTGCTCCTCGAACGCCTTCAATTGATCCCGTACGGAGACACCTTGCTGACCGGCACCGTCATCACGCATGACGCTGTCGGGGAGCGTCGCGAAGGTCTTGAGGTTCTGAGACGACGTCGCGAGCGCGGCCTTGTATTGTTGGTTCAACAGCATGACCTGATTGTTGAGCGAGCCGACGGCCTCGTTGGCGGTCTGGTTGCCCTGCAGCACCATCTGGGTATTCTGCTCCAGCGCTCCCTTCAGATCCTGCGCGGTGCCGATCTGCTGTGTCGCCTGCATGAAGGAATTCTGTCTATCCTTGGTGGCGCTGTTCATCGCGTCGGTGAGCGCCGTCATGGTCGTCAGGGCGTTTATGCCTTGCGAGTAAGCCTGGTTGGCACCGGAGAGCTCGCCCCCCTTGACCGTGTCGGCGATCATCTTCACAAGATTCAAGCCGTTGATCAGCTTGGCGGCCGTATTCTGGAACTGGCCGCCGATACCGCCAAAAACAGCTTGGTTGCCGGACAAGATGCTGTTGAAATCCGGCGCCTGCCCCATGCTGAAACCGTTGCCAGTCGCAAGCTTGGCAAATTGGCTGGCATCCTGGGTGCGATCGCCGGTGATCGCCTGCAGCGTCTTCGTCGTATTGTCCTTGACGACTGACGTGTCCTGCTGGATCTGCGACGATAGCCGCTTGATCTCCTCGCTCAGAGATATGTTCTCCGAGTCCTTGACCGGCACCTGCGCGTAAGCGGGCGAGGCGGCGATGATACCAAGAGCCGCCGCGATAATGAATGTCTTCATGTGCCTAACCTCTCTTGCTCGTTCAGTTTGCTGTCGGCCTGGCGTCGACAACCGTCACCAGACCCAGTGCCGGATCCTGCATCACCGAGAAGGTGGCGACATCGCCGTTGGCGCGTGCCTGTTCCTGCAGGTCCTCAAGCCAGCGCTGGATCTGCTCGGTCGTAGCCGTCGGCGGCACGGCAAAGCAGCGGGTGCTGCCGGTATCGGCGATCGTCGTCGGGCACTGGATCTGCGCCATGACAAGCGAACCGTCGTGATCCCTCGCATTGCCGCCGCCAGCGCCCCGCAGGTTCGCCGACGACGATTGCAGGCCGGCCTGAAGACGCTGCAGATATTGCTGGTTCGCTTCCGTCGACTTCTCGACAAACGCGTTCCACACGTTTCCGCGCTCGATCCGTGCCGCTGTGTTGCGATCGACGGCCTTCTTCAACTGCTCGCCGCAACCCCCGCTATCGCTGACGGTTTCCGGCTCGGCTTCGGTGCCAGATGGAGGAGTGTGGTCGCCATTCTGCGCCGTGTTGCGGCTGTAATGGGCCGAAACCTTTTTGACGTAATCCTGCGTCTCGGGGATGTTGGGGATCTGTCCATTCTGCAGGGACTGGCGATACGGCCCCGCATTATAGCCGGCGGCAATCAGGTCGTAGCGGTTGCCGAACATCCCTTGGAGTTGCTTGATATATTTGACGCCGCCGCGAATGTTGTCGCGCGTGTCATAGGGATTGACGCCGAGACCTGCCGCGGTTCCCGGCATCAGCTGCATGACGCCGGTCGCGCCAACGGCGGAACGCGCGGATTGCCGGAAGCGCGATTCCTGTTCGGCAATAGCCATGGCAAAGTTTGGATCGACGCCCTGGCGCAGCGCCTCGTCTTCGACCATGCGAGCGACCTCCTCTTGGCTCGGGGTCCGCTTCGATGGTGCGGCGGACGCTGTGTTTCCTGCCATGCCTTCCGCCGAACAATCGGCCGGTGCGCCGGAGCCTTGGCCGGGTGCTACGCTGTCGGTCGTTCCGCCCGTGGCGCCCTTTACCCCTTGAGTGTCCGCCTCATAGCTCTTGTACCAGTTCAACGTCTCCTGCTGGATCTTCAGACGAGCGTTGTCTATGACGGGCACCTGTGCGTAGGCGGTCGGGGTTGTCACAGCGGCGAGCACCAGGAGGCTGACGGTCGCCAGCTCAGAAAGCCTTGCGGTCTTCATCGGACGCGCCTCCCTCCCAGTTGCAGAACTTCGAAAGCCAGCCTTTTGGATCGTCGCCGTATTCGTCGAGCAGCAGCCCGACTTCGCGCACGGTCTCTTCCCTCCCCGAAAACACCTTGATGAATTCCGGCATGTGGGACATGTCGACGCGCGCGATGACGCTGCTCTTGGCTTGCTTGATCAGCATGAAGCGCGAACTTGGGTCGCCATTCTTGACCCAGTCAAATTCGGCCCTGGAGAGCCGGAAATGATCCATATAGGAGTTCTCGTCGGCCTTCGGATTGGCGAAAAAAATGTTGGTTGACGTCTGCTCGATGATCGTCCGGCTGACGCTCGATTGAACCACGTCGTCGGCGGACTGCGTGCCAAAGATCACAAGACCGTTCCGTTTGCGGATCGTCTTGAAATAGTCTTTCATCGTGCGCTTGAATTCGTCGTCATCGAGCAGCTTCCAGGCTTCGTCCATCAGGTTGATGATCGGCGCCTTGCCGTCATAGATCGCGTCGAGCCGATGAAACATGTACAGAAGTGCTGCGGTGCGCACCGTCGGATCGTCAAGGATCGACGTCATGTCGAAGCCGATCATCGGCCTGGAAATGTCGAGATTGTCGTCGGCATTGTCGAACAGCCACGCATAGGGGCCATGACCGACCCATTTATCGAGCCTCGCGATCAGGCTCCCCTCGGTTCTCTCGCTGCCGGCGAGAAGAGCGCGTAGCGACGACAGACGGCGATAGGACCTGTCCTTCGTCTTCAGGACCGACTTGATGGCGTTGCGAATAATCGCCTCTTCCTGCGGCGTCAGGTTCTCGCCTTCCTTCGAGGGCTTCAACATGAAGCTTAGAAGGCCGTAGAGGAAAACCCGGTTCTCTTCGGTGTCATCGAGAAGGAGCGGATTCCAGCCGGACGGTTCTCCGGGCTCCAGCGCCATGTAGGTGCCGCCTGCCGCGCGCACCATGATGTCGAGGCCACGGTCCTTGTCGAAGACGATCGTCTTCAGGCGCGGGCTGACCCTGTAGGCTTGCAGGATCAGAAAAGCCATGATCACGGTCTTGCCCGATCCGGTCGGGCCGAAGACGGTGGTGTGCCCGACATCACCCTGATGGAAATTGAAGAAGAAGGGTGTGCCAGACGTCGTCTCGAAAATGGTGATCGCCGGCCCCCAATGGTTGCCGTCCGGCTTGCCATAGGGATAGGCGTGGAAGCTGCTTAAACCTGCGCAATTTAGGGTCGAGATCAAAGCTCGGCGGGCAATGTAGGCTTGGTTGCCGGGAAGCTGCGCCCAATAGGCCGGCTCGGCATTCAGGTCTTCGCGAACGTAAGAGGCGCCGAGCGCTCCCAATTCATTGCCGATGAGGGCCACCGCGTCGTCCAGCTGGGCCGTCGACTTGGCGACGGGCATGACGGTGAGATGGTGCTCCGTGAAGGCGACGCGCTTGCGAGCCAGTTCGTCACGGGCAATGTCGAGATTGGCCTGGACGCTAGAACCACCCTCGTCGGCTTTCGACATCTGCCGGTCGAGCCTCTCGATCCGGCTGCGCGCCGCCATGTCGTCGATGAATGACATCGACTGGGTCAGCACGATCTCGAATGGCAGCTTGAGAACATAGTCGAGCATGCCGGCCCCGGTTTCGGGCGGGTACTCCTTCAGCGATACCATCGCGGCATATCGATCATCGTCCTGCGTATCGCCCTGCAAATGGATGACCCGGTTGCCGATCGACGTTCGACGTGCGGGAAGCATTTGGTCGATCGGGATATTGCCAAGCCGGATTGGCCGGACGCGCCCACCGTTCAGGAGCGTGTAGAAGAATTCGCACTGTTCCGAGAACCAGATCTTCCGCACGCCCTCCTCGACCACCATGTCTTCGGAGATGTCGCGATAGATCTTCCTTCCGTCCCCAAGATCGGCTTCGACACGTTGGATATCGCGCAGAACCTTGGGGCCATAGACAGCAAGGGACTTCTCAAGCGCGCGTGTCGCCTCGACCAATTTGTCGCGCATCGCCCGAAACTGCTCCCTGCGTACAACATTACCGCCGACGCCCATGATCCGGGACAGCGCCGATCCCTTCTTGAACAACGGCCGTACAACCAGAGACACGTAGGCGTCGTTGACGAACATTTCGTTCTTGGAGATGCTCGATTGATAGACGTCGTCGAGGCGCCGCATGAAGGGGTCGGAGAAGCCGGACGGCAGCGATGGCGCCACCTTGCGCCTGATGACATGGGTGTAGAGCGCGAAATTGCCGATGGAGGAAATCGCCCGAAACGCCGAGTTGCGTTGGCGCTGCAGCATGTTGATCGTCTCGATGTCAGCGGTCTCAAACGAGAAGCCGGTCAACTTAATGGTCGAGACCAAGCAATCGTTCTTAAGCCGGATTATGCCGTTTTCGATCGGCACGTAGAAAGGAACGTGGGTCGAGATACTGCGGTCGGCAAATATCTCCCACCCCTTCGACAAGGTTCCTTTCAGCGATCTTGCCATCGTGCTCATCGGTCAAGCTCCGTAGGTTCGGATGCCGCCGCCGAGCCGACGGCCGAGCGGATTGATGCCGCACAGGCTGAGCCTCCCGACGATGTCGAAGAACCAGAGGTCGAGCTTGACTGTGAGCACATAGAGGATGGTGTGCAGGATGACGAAGCAGACCGGAAACCAGAGGATCGAGCCCAAGATCATGAACACCATCAGCGAGACAAAGCATTCCGCTAGAAAATAGGTGTAGGGTATGCCCATCACGGTCGGCGGCCGCGTGAGCGCGAGAATGACGGAATGGCACTCGATATAGTCGTCGCCACCGTCAGCAGTGCTTAGAGACCCGACCATGATCAGGATCCGCCGCCGGCCAGGAAATCAACGAGTTCGGCGGCGGCAAACATGCCGGCAAGGCTTCCGCCCACGCGAAGCAGCGCTCCCCAGGACCAGTATCCGAAGGCTGCCGCCAGAAACATTCCGATAAAGGCGATCGCCCCGACCGAGCGGCCGAAGGGTCCGGTAAAGAATTGTACCAGCCGGTCGGCGGCGTTCTGCAACGCATCCAGATTTTGCGCAGCGGCTGGCTCAAATTGACTGATGAGGAGGATCAGGCTGGCGGTGAGGATGATGGCGGCATTGCCGATCCACTTCTGTCTCATCAGCGAGTACCAGACCGCGCGCCCGTAGACGACGAGGACCTGGATTGCAAATTCGGAACGATTCATGGGTGCACCTCTTCCTTGACGATTTTTACTGGACCGCCGAATGGGATTTCAGCGGCCTCCTTTTGGCTGCGGCGTGCCGCCACGGGCGTGCCTGAAATGGAAAAGACAAGCATTGGGGATCTAGCCCGATCAGCGCGACCTGTAGGACGACCAGGGGCCGGGACGGACGGAGTTGCGTTGGTAGTGCTCGAAGCTGATGAAGGTGACGATGCGCCCGTGTAGTAGCCAACGACCCGCGTCACATAGTCGGCAGTCTCCTGAATCAGCGGCAAGGAATGACGCGCGTCGACGCGGGGTTCCCCGGCATTGTAGGCGGAGGCGATGAGAACCGGATTGCGATATTTATCGATGAGGAGGCGCAGGAAGCGGGTACCGGCACGGATATTCTGCTCAGGATCCGTAAGATCGGCAGCGCCGAAAGCCTTCCCAATCTTCGGCATGACCTGCATCAGGCCGATGGCGCCAGCGGCACTGACCAGTTCGGGATCGAAATCACCATTCTCGGCTCGCATGATCGACAGCACCCAGTTCGGATCGACGCCCTCTTCGACGGCGATCTTTATGGCGAGCGCGGTATACTCCTGGGGCATTTGGGAGATGAGGTCAGGTCGCGCTCCGGCCGTCGCGCTGCTCTTGCGAGGCTCGCCTGCCTGGTTGACGGCCGCGCTCACCGGCTGATCATCAGCGGAAAAAACGCTGATCGACGAATATACGCCTGTTTTGGCTCCGGCACCTCCGCTCGATGCCGTGCCTCGCGGGTCAACGCTGCTTTGCATCGTGTCGACGACATCTGTTCCAAGTGGAGATAGGCTGGCCGTCATCCTATCGGCAGTGTCGGGTTCACCGACCCGCTGAGAGAAATTGCTCCAATTGATTGCCGGCGACGAGGCTGCGCTCTCCGTGGTCGTCGCGGCCACGGCAGCCAAACTCGGCTGGGTTGCCGCGAAGCCTGATCTGAAATTGTCAACAGAGCGCAGCCGATCGCCCCGCTGAGGCGGTGGCGCGGCTACGATAAACTGACCGCCCTTCCCGGTACTGGCGGTGAAAGAGGTCAGGAGGAGAACGGATGTCAGTGCAGGCCAAAAAAAAACGTGTCGCGACCATTCGGTTTGCGGTCTCTGGAGGGGAGAAAGCGGGCTGCGATCCATGGCCAAACCAGTCCATAACTTATACTGCGGTATAATAGTTTGAACTGTATCCCGGCCTGAAAATCAACCGAAAAATTGCACTTGAGTATAATTCGTGGAGAGATTCACACTCTGCAATAAAAACTTCACATGCAACTTCAATCATTTAGCCGCGACCACGGGTCAGGCGTCCACCGGTATTCAAATTGTTCCCGATCGCCGAGAATTCGCGCGAGGCGAACCGCCGTGCCGCCCTTGATCAACACAGAGCCTGCATCAGCTCCTGATTGAGCCCCATAGATTCGGCACACGAAATTTGGCAACTCCCGCTGGACTCTCGGTTCGGGCCAGCACGACAATACCTGATATCGAACGTCGTCACGATCGGTCGCCAGCGCTAGCGCGAACTCTTGTACCGGGCCAAGGCGATGCCGCCCGAACTCCGTGCCATATTCCAGCTGGCACTCGACAATATTGCTTCGATAGTCTCGGCAGGCTGTGAGGCTCAGATATACAAATGGTGGTGCTGGCGACGGCCGCGCTGGTGGCGGTAATTGCGCGCATCCCGAAAGAACGAGCGGAATGGCGAGAAGTCGCGATAGTGCTCTAGAGATCTGCATGATCCGCCTCCTGATGTTCCTGCTGATACCCGGCATCGCCGAGCGCTTTGAGAAAAAGATCGCGGGCAAGCGCGCAGTATGGTGACGACGCCTGCGCGAGATGAAGCTGTGTCAGCACCAATCCAAGATCGGAGACGGTTGCCACCACACTGGCCAAATCGTCGTTGACGGCGTCGCGAAGCACCTCGCGTCCGTCATGCCCTCGGACAAGAGCGGCGTAATCGTTGCGCGCGATGCTATGCCACAATTCGAGTGTACCGGTATCGCCACCTGGGCTCTCCGTGTCGCAGACGAGCACAACCGCGTAGTCGGGATAAGGGAAGTCGGTTTCCTCGATCGATGTGCCGCCGTGAAACTCTGTCAGGACCGCGTTCGACGCGACGATCAGCAGCCGTTCGTTCACGAGCAGCCGCCTCTGCCCTAAACGGACGAAACCATTCATCACTGAAGACCGGATTGTGGACGGCGGGAGACCCTCGGCGCAATGCTCACAAATCGGCATCAAGCAATCGTTCCTGAAAGCGAACATGCTATGGAAGCGGTTGATGACGAACCGCTCGATATTTTGAGTTCGACCGCTCAGCGTTTCGACAAATGCAAACCCGTCCAGCGAAGCCGGGGGCTTCGTCAGGATATCGTGTTCGGCGGAGTCGGCGGGATCTCCGATCAAGCTCAACGGACCCACAACGATGCCGGCAGATCTCGTTTGCGCGCCGCAGCTCGGGCAGTCGACGCAAAGCGGGACCTTGTACCATTCCTTGGTCAGAAGAAATCGGCTGTGTGTCATCGAAACCGTGCGTTCATCAAACGGGGTATGGCAGCCGGAACGGCCGGGCAGAGGGCGAAAACTAGCGTCGCGTGAAATTATACTTCAGTGTAATTATTTGCAACCGGCAGAGCCCGAACCCTGCCGCTTTGCTCGAATCCGTCGTGCAGTAGAGTCGCTCTCATGACTCGTGAAAGGTGCGTTTGTTGGCGGGACGTGGATAGATTTCATCCCCGATGCCAATTGCCTAAAAAACCATCCGGCAGATCGGCGTTTCCCCTATTCGTTCATTCGCACAATCACCTATTCGCCGAGTCACGCATGCACTCAGTCGCCGAACCGCCCATTCACTCATCCGC encodes:
- a CDS encoding transglycosylase SLT domain-containing protein, whose protein sequence is MAATTTESAASSPAINWSNFSQRVGEPDTADRMTASLSPLGTDVVDTMQSSVDPRGTASSGGAGAKTGVYSSISVFSADDQPVSAAVNQAGEPRKSSATAGARPDLISQMPQEYTALAIKIAVEEGVDPNWVLSIMRAENGDFDPELVSAAGAIGLMQVMPKIGKAFGAADLTDPEQNIRAGTRFLRLLIDKYRNPVLIASAYNAGEPRVDARHSLPLIQETADYVTRVVGYYTGASSPSSASSTTNATPSVPAPGRPTGRADRARSPMLVFSISGTPVAARRSQKEAAEIPFGGPVKIVKEEVHP
- a CDS encoding TrbC/VirB2 family protein, which gives rise to MNRSEFAIQVLVVYGRAVWYSLMRQKWIGNAAIILTASLILLISQFEPAAAQNLDALQNAADRLVQFFTGPFGRSVGAIAFIGMFLAAAFGYWSWGALLRVGGSLAGMFAAAELVDFLAGGGS